One window of the Triticum dicoccoides isolate Atlit2015 ecotype Zavitan chromosome 3B, WEW_v2.0, whole genome shotgun sequence genome contains the following:
- the LOC119277337 gene encoding uncharacterized protein LOC119277337, protein MANPRRAIALQINTQTPPFPAAAAAPSSSSLPSSLLHFLKRPASFPFLLSLFVLLTWISLHFHQPTPSASLQRPTVVHDPQANLVRYPAALHPTPIAADERGWLLDPVAAAREAGLPDGALVCLSLHVGLIQPGGLRGNHRHHTCNETFVIWGAKTKFRLENPDVKDKGYGEAIIAADEVAIVASARSTAHALINMDVRPTFFLGCQDTPINPNSSNTDYKVWKDL, encoded by the exons ATGGCGAACCCGAGGAGGGCCATCGCGCTGCAAATCAACACCCAGACCCCGccattccccgccgccgccgccgcgccctcgtcctcctcgctgcCCTCGTCGCTCCTCCACTTCCTGAAGCGCCCGGCGTCCTTCCCCTTCCTGCTCTCCCTCTTCGTCCTCCTCACCTGGATCTCCCTCCACTTCCACCAACCCACCCCCTCCGCCTCCCTTCAGCGTCCCACCGTCGTCCACGACCCTCAGGCCAACCTCGTCCGCTACCCCGCCGCCCTCCATCCCACCCCCATCGCCGCCGACGAACGCGGATGGCTACTCGACCCTGTCGCCGCAGCCCGCGAGGCCGGCCTCCCTG ATGGGGCGTTGGTCTGTCTTTCGCTACACGTAGGACTGATCCAGCCAGGTGGTTTGCGTGGCAACCATCGTCACCATACATGCAATGAAACATTTGTCATCTGGGGCGCAAAAACAAAATtcagg TTAGAAAATCCTGATGTAAAAGATAAAGGATACGGAGAAGCCATAATTGCTGCCGACGAGGTTGCCATCGTCGCAAGTGCAAGATCAACTGCACACGCATTGATCAATATGGATGTGCGACCGACCTTCTTCTTGGGATGTCAAGATACACCAATAAACCCCAACAGTTCAAATACTGACTACAAGGTCTGGAAAGATCTCTGA
- the LOC119277338 gene encoding calmodulin-3-like: MADQLSEEQIGEFKEAFSLFDKDGDGSITTKELGTVMRSLGQNPTEAELQDMINEVDADGNGTIDFPEFLNLMARKMKDTDSEEELKEAFRVFDKDQNGFISAAELRQVMTNLGEKLSEEEVEEMVREADVDGDGQINYDEFVKVMMAKRREKRIEERRAPSAKKSAAGASGAKGNKCIIL, from the exons ATGGCGGACCAGCTCAGCGAGGAGCAGATTGGCGAGTTCAAGGAGGCCTTCAGCCTCTTCGACAAGGACGGCGATG GCAGCATCACCACCAAGGAGCTTGGAACCGTGATGCGCTCCCTTGGCCAGAACCCGACCGAGGCAGAGCTGCAGGACATGATCAACGAGGTGGATGCGGACGGCAACGGCACCATCGACTTCCCAGAGTTCCTGAACCTGATGGCCCGCAAGATGAAGGACACCGACTCAGAGGAGGAGCTCAAGGAGGCGTTCCGTGTGTTCGACAAGGACCAGAACGGTTTCATCTCTGCAGCGGAGCTCCGCCAGGTGATGACCAACCTCGGGGAGAAGCTttctgaggaggaggtggaggagatggtccgcgaggccgACGTGGATGGCGACGGCCAGATCAACTACGACGAGTTCGTCAAGGTCATGATGGCCAA GAGAAGGGAGAAGAGGATAGAGGAGAGGAGAGCGCCGTCGGCCAAGAAGAGCGCTGCAGGGGCGTCTGGTGCAAAGGGCAACAAATGCATAATCCTCTAG
- the LOC119277336 gene encoding ribonuclease III domain-containing protein RNC1, chloroplastic, giving the protein MAPPAMAFQALTFSPLPLHLHATRRRVRVLSVAADQTPPPPQASPSEPANSPSRLLRELAQRKKAVSPKKKHPPRRFILKPPLDDERLTQRFLNSPQLSLKSLPLLSSCLPSSPLSAADRTWMDEYLLEAKQALGYPLAPSETLGEGDDCPAVHFDVLLYLAFQHLDPSSERTRTRHVRNGHSRLWFLGQFVLELAFCEFFLQRYPRESPGPMRERVFALIGKKMLPKWIKAASLHNLVFPYDDLDKMIRKDREPPTKAVFWALFGAIYLCFGMPEVYRVLFEAFGMDPEEESCQPKLRRQLEDVDYVSVEFEKRQLAWQDVAAYRPPADALFAHPRLFRACVPPGMHRFRGNIWDFDNRPKVMNILGYPLPANDKIPEITEARNIELGLGLQLCFMHPSKYKFEHPRFCFERLEYVGQKIQDLVLAERLLMKHLDAPGRWLSEKHRRLLMNKYCGRYLRDKHLHHYIIYGETVQDRFEHNRRLRNPSTTAVQQAIHGLSYCVYGKPDVRRLMFEVFDFEQVQPKAV; this is encoded by the exons ATGGCACCGCCCGCCATGGCGTTCCAGGCGCTCACCTTCTCGCCCCTCCCCCTCCACCTCCACGCCACGCGGCGCCGGGTCCGCGTGCTCTCCGTGGCGGCCGACCAGACCCCTCCGCCCCCGCAGGCCTCCCCCTCCGAGCCGGCGAACAGCCCGAGCCGGCTCCTCCGGGAGCTCGCGCAGCGGAAGAAGGCCGTCTCGCCCAAGAAGAAGCACCCGCCGCGGCGGTTCATCCTCAAGCCGCCGCTCGACGACGAGCGCCTCACCCAGCGGTTCCTCAACAGCCCGCAGCTGTCGCTCAAGTCGCTCCCGCTGCTCTCCTCCTGCCTCCCCTCGTcgccgctctccgccgccgaccgcACCTGGATGGACGAGTACCTCCTCGAGGCCAAGCAGGCGCTCGGCTATCCGCTCGCCCCCTCCGAGACGCTCGGCGAGGGCGACGACTGCCCCGCGGTCCACTTCGACGTCCTCCTCTACCTCGCCTTCCAGCACCTGGACCCCTCCTCCGAGCGCACGCGGACGCGCCACGTGCGGAACGGCCACTCCAGGCTGTGGTTCCTGGGCCAGTTCGTGCTGGAGCTCGCCTTCTGCGAGTTCTTCCTGCAGAGGTACCCCAGGGAGTCCCCTGGCCCAATGCGGGAGCGGGTGTTCGCGCTCATCGGGAAGAAGATGCTGCCCAAATGGATCAAGGCGGCGAGCCTGCATAATTTGGTGTTTCCTTACGACGATTTGGATAAGATGATACGCAAGGACAGGGAACCGCCCACGAA GGCTGTGTTCTGGGCATTATTTGGAGCTATATATCTGTGCTTTGGAATGCCTGAAGTCTATCGTGTTCTCTTTGAGGCGTTCGGGATGGACCCTGAAGAAGAGAGCTGTCAGCCAAAACTGCGGCGTCAACTAGAAGACGTTGATTATGTTTCAGTGGAGTTTGAAAAGAGACAACTTGCATGGCAAGATGTTGCTGCCTACCGG CCACCAGCGGATGCTCTTTTTGCTCATCCTAGGCTTTTCCGGGCATGTGTGCCACCAGGCATGCATCGTTTCAGAGGGAACATTTGGGATTTTGATAATAGACCCAAAGTCATGAACATCCTAGGATATCCCTTGCCGGCGAATGATAAAATTCCAGAAATTACAGAAGCAAGGAATATAGAACTTGGACTTGGCCTCCAG CTGTGCTTCATGCATCCCTCAAAGTACAAGTTTGAGCATCCAAGATTTTGTTTTGAGCGTCTGGAATATGTTGGCCAGAAGATTCAG GATCTAGTATTGGCAGAAAGGCTGCTCATGAAGCATCTCGACGCGCCTGGCAGGTGGCTGTCAGAGAAGCATAGGAGGTTGCTGATGAACAAGTATTGCGGGCGGTACCTGCGGGACAAGCACCTTCACCACTACATTATATACGGGGAGACTGTACAGGACAGATTCGAACACAACCGCCGGCTGAGAAATCCTTCCACGACTGCCGTCCAGCAAGCGATACATGGGCTCTCGTACTGCGTCTACGGCAAACCTGATGTGCGGCGCTTGATGTTCGAGGTGTTTGACTTTGAGCAGGTCCAGCCGAAAGCTGTATGA